In Lytechinus variegatus isolate NC3 chromosome 12, Lvar_3.0, whole genome shotgun sequence, a single window of DNA contains:
- the LOC121425599 gene encoding histamine N-methyltransferase-like has protein sequence MSGLTILDVDLGRYRDVYLNGFSKIANKDVLLQLLSNYFDNTVMKKLKDSFPADDQFNLLGVGVGEGHNELHFLTRLGSHFTSVKNVAVEPNEGLLEMFETNADKWSSESKANCESKWYIGTLSEFFDESPLAKCKYNMISAIHSLYHTGDFETTFTRLMSMLKINGVMFIVLSERNLIDQSHREKEWLPASHRYSGKPRSEKVVEIAKRKRFSITALDLDIKWDVTDLFNEKSELGDKLADFMAVTAYFRKTASAEMREELLGFWRSLCSEDEDGRMRTPSGEMLFVVTK, from the exons ATGTCTGGTCTTACGATCCTAGATGTTGATCTTGGCCGTTATAGAGACGTTTATCTCAATGGTTTCTCTAAAATCGCTAACAAAGATGTCCTTCTTCAATTATTGTCCAACTATTTCGACAACACCGTGATGAAGAAACTGAAGGACTCTTTTCCAGCAGACGATCAGTTCAATCTCCTTGGAGTAGGCGTGGGTGAAG gtCATAATGAACTTCATTTTCTTACGCGACTTGGATCTCACTTTACATCAGTTAAAAATGTAGCTGTGGAACCGAATGAAGGGTTACTCGAAATGTTCGAAACAAACGCTGATAAATGGAGTTCTGAAAGTAAAGCAAATTGTGAATCTAAATGGTACATCGGAACCCTCTCCGAATTCTTCGATGAAAGCCCTCTGGCGAAATGCAAGTACAACATGATCAGCGCTATACATTCATTGTACCATACCGGTGACTTTGAGACGACCTTCACCCGGCTGATGTCAATGCTGAAAATCAATGGTGTCATGTTCATTGTTTTGTCTG AAAGGAATTTGATAGACCAATCCCACCGTGAAAAGGAATGGCTACCAGCAAGTCATCGCTATTCAGGAAAACCAAGGTCGGAAAAGGTGGTGGAAATTGCCAAAAGGAAGAGGTTTTCTATCACCGCATTGGATCTGGATATAAAGTGGGATGTTACTGATCTATTTAATGAGAAGTCGGAGCTAGGGGACAAACTCGCCGATTTTATGGCGGTCACAGCCTACTTTCGAAAAACGGCATCGGCTGAAATGAGAGAGGAATTACTCGGTTTTTGGCGGTCTTTATGCTCTGAAGATGAAGATGGGCGCATGCGCACACCATCAGGAGAGATGTTATTTGTCGTTACAAAATAG